TGCGGGGATTGACGCCCGCGCGGCGCGGCTGTGCGATATGATACTTTCCTCCGCCCGCCGCCTCGGCGCGCCGGTTACGGTCAACCGCGAGGGCTCCATGTTCACGGTCTTTTTCTCTGAAAAGCCGGTTACGGACTATGTTTCCGCCCTCAAGTGCGACACCCGGATGTTCGGCGTTTTTCATTCGGCGCTCAGGGAAAGGGGCGTTCTTTTTCCGCCGTCCCAGTTTGAGGCGGCGTTTGTGTCAAAGGCGCACACGGACGCCGATATAGAGAAAACGGCGCGGGCGGTTGAGGGCGCTCTCGCCCGCGCGTGCGGACAATGAGGCACAAGTGGATGGTTTTTGCGGTTGTGGGGATGGAGATGGCGGCGGCGGTTGCGGCGGGGCTTTTCGCGGGCGACTGGCTTGATTCAAAACTCGGCACAGAGACGCCGTACATGACGGTTGCGGGGCTGGTCGCCGGAACCGCCGGGGGGATGGTTCTGCTTTTCAGAACGCTGGGGAGGTTCGGATGACGCGCCGTCCCGAAGTTTTCGCCCTCGGCTTTTCGCTTGCGTCCGCGCTTGGGGGCGGCTTGCTTTTCG
This region of Candidatus Dadabacteria bacterium genomic DNA includes:
- a CDS encoding AtpZ/AtpI family protein; this translates as MRHKWMVFAVVGMEMAAAVAAGLFAGDWLDSKLGTETPYMTVAGLVAGTAGGMVLLFRTLGRFG